A single genomic interval of Spirosoma linguale DSM 74 harbors:
- a CDS encoding hypothetical protein (KEGG: xca:xccb100_4096 putative secreted protein) has translation MKPIYVLVLLFLAFSADNGLAQSTKKGNAKVIRTLIVDGQNNHDQWPKITFMMKRYLEETGKFSVDVQRSYYTWNGGKLVDQYKIPGVRSTVDLPKSKADSSFHPDFSKYDLVVCNFGWNAAPWSDETQADFEKFMKNGGGLVVVHAADNSFPMWPAYNKMIGLGGWGDRTEKDGPFVYYDKEGKLIRDPQPGRAGSHGAQNEFLITVRDTKHPITKGMPLTWMHTKDEMYDRLRGPAENMTVLATAFSSKENRGTDRNEPMLMTINYGKGRIFHTPLGHVDYSVECVGFITCLQRGAQWAATGKVDIPIPADFPTESATSKRSFVE, from the coding sequence ATGAAACCAATATACGTGCTGGTACTGCTGTTTCTGGCTTTTTCTGCAGATAACGGCCTTGCTCAATCAACTAAAAAAGGAAATGCCAAAGTCATTCGAACGCTGATTGTGGATGGACAGAACAACCATGACCAATGGCCCAAAATCACGTTCATGATGAAACGCTACCTGGAAGAAACAGGTAAGTTCTCGGTCGATGTACAGCGGTCATACTATACCTGGAACGGGGGTAAGCTGGTCGATCAATACAAGATTCCGGGTGTTAGATCGACCGTCGACCTGCCTAAATCGAAGGCCGATTCCAGCTTCCACCCCGACTTTTCCAAATACGACCTCGTAGTATGTAATTTCGGGTGGAATGCCGCTCCCTGGTCTGACGAAACACAGGCCGACTTTGAGAAATTCATGAAAAACGGGGGTGGTCTGGTCGTTGTTCATGCCGCCGACAACTCGTTTCCCATGTGGCCTGCTTACAACAAAATGATTGGTCTGGGTGGCTGGGGCGACCGTACTGAAAAAGATGGTCCGTTTGTGTATTACGACAAAGAGGGCAAACTTATCCGGGACCCACAGCCGGGCCGGGCCGGTTCGCACGGGGCGCAGAATGAGTTTCTGATTACCGTTCGGGATACCAAACATCCCATCACGAAAGGCATGCCGCTAACCTGGATGCACACCAAAGATGAAATGTATGATCGCCTGCGGGGTCCCGCCGAGAACATGACCGTACTGGCAACGGCTTTCTCGTCGAAAGAGAACCGCGGTACCGACCGTAACGAACCCATGTTGATGACTATCAACTACGGCAAAGGGCGCATTTTCCATACACCCCTGGGCCATGTCGATTACTCAGTCGAATGCGTAGGCTTCATTACCTGTCTGCAACGGGGGGCGCAGTGGGCCGCCACGGGTAAAGTTGACATCCCGATACCAGCCGATTTTCCGACCGAAAGTGCCACCAGCAAACGCAGTTTCGTGGAGTAA